The proteins below come from a single Acanthopagrus latus isolate v.2019 chromosome 4, fAcaLat1.1, whole genome shotgun sequence genomic window:
- the slc6a2 gene encoding sodium-dependent noradrenaline transporter, producing MNIQVMPEHKLSSVAPLKQCNVEKKEVELILVKDQNGVQYTSSSIIPTPGHRAGPAGSEDRETWGKKIDFLLSVIGFAVDLANVWRFPYLCYKNGGGAFLIPYILFLVIAGMPLFYMELALGQYNREGAATVWKICPVFKGVGYTVILIALYVGFYYNVIIAWSLYYLFSSMTSELPWLRCDNYWNSPNCTDPKAINGSIIGNGTSYAKYKITPAAEYYERGVLHLHESRGIHDLGPPRWDLTLCLVVVVFILYFSLWKGVKSSGKVVYITATMPYVVLFVLLIRGITLPGSMDGIRAYLHIDFKRLNNLEVWIDAATQIFYSLGAGFGVLIAFASYNKFDNNCYRDALLTSTVNCVTSFFSGFAIFSVLGYMAYKHGVKIEDVATEGAGLVFIIYPEAISTLPGSTFWAIVFFIMLLTLGIDSAMGGMEAVITGLTDDFKILKRNRKLFTFATAFGTFLVALLCITNGGIYVLTLLDKYAAGTSILFGVLIEAIGVSWFYGVDRFSDDIQRMMGFRPGLYWRLCWKFVSPVFLLFVVIASTLTSSSLKYDEYVFPYWSNFVGWGIAMSSMLFVPAYAIYKFLSLPGSFKERIGYCITPEHEHHLVAEGNVRQFKLKHWLAI from the exons ATGAATATCCAGGTTATGCCAGAACACAAGCTCTCTTCGGTGGCCCCGCTGAAACAGTgcaatgtggagaaaaaagaagtAGAACTGATACTGGTGAAGGACCAGAATGGTGTCCAGTAcaccagctcctccatcatTCCTACTCCTGGCCACCGCGCAGGTCCTGCCGGATCCGAGGACCGAGAAACTTGGGGCAAGAAAATAGACTTTCTCCTGTCGGTCATTGGCTTCGCGGTGGACCTGGCCAATGTTTGGAGATTTCCTTACTTGTGCTACAAGAATGGAGGAG GTGCTTTTTTGATCCCCTACATCCTTTTCTTGGTCATCGCGGGGATGCCATTGTTCTACATGGAACTTGCCTTGGGCCAGTACAACCGTGAAGGGGCAGCTACAGTTTGGAAAATATGCCCCGTCTTTAAAG GCGTGGGCTACACAGTGATTCTCATCGCCCTCTATGTCGGCTTCTACTACAACGTCATCATCGCCTGGTCCCTCTACTACCTGTTCTCCTCCATGACCAGCGAGCTGCCGTGGCTCAGGTGTGACAACTACTGGAACAGTCCCAACTGCACCGACCCCAAAGCCATCAACGGCTCCATCATCGGCAACGGGACGTCTTACGCCAAGTACAAGATCACCCCGGCGGCAGAGTACTACGA ACGGGGTGTGTTACATCTTCATGAGAGCAGGGGTATCCACGACCTGGGCCCGCCTCGCTGGGACTTGACCCTGTGCCTGGTCGTGGTGGTCTTCATACTCTATTTCAGCCTGTGGAAAGGTGTCAAGTCCTCAGGGAAG GTGGTGTACATCACTGCTACCATGCCCTACGTGgtcctctttgttttgctgatcCGAGGCATAACTCTGCCGGGGTCCATGGACGGCATCAGGGCCTACCTCCACATCGACTTCAAGCGGCTCAACAATCTAGAG GTGTGGATTGATGCTGCCACGCAGATATTCTACTCACTAGGAGCAGGATTTGGGGTGCTCATTGCATTTGCCAGTTACAACAAATTCGACAACAACTGCTACAG GGATGCTCTCCTGACCAGCACTGTGAACTGCGTCACCAGCTTCTTCTCAGGGTTTGCCATCTTCTCCGTGCTCGGTTACATGGCTTACAAGCACGGGGTGAAAATAGAAGATGTGGCAACAGAGG gggcaGGATTGGTGTTCATCATCTACCCGGAGGCAATTTCCACACTGCCTGGCTCAACATTTTGGGCCATTGTGTTCTTCATCATGTTACTGACTCTTGGCATTGACAGCGCG ATGGGCGGCATGGAGGCAGTCATCACAGGCCTGACAGACGACTTCAAGATCCtcaaaagaaacaggaaactcTTCACTTTCGCCACGGCCTTTGGGACGTTCCTGGTTGCCCTGCTCTGCATTACTAAT ggtGGCATCTACGTGCTGACCCTGTTAGATAAGTACGCAGCCGGGACTTCTATACTGTTCGGTGTGTTGATCGAGGCCATTGGAGTGTCCTGGTTTTATG GTGTGGACCGCTTCAGCGACGACATCCAGCGAATGATGGGCTTCAGGCCAGGACTTTACTGGAGGCTGTGCTGGAAATTTGTCAGCCCTGTCTTTCTGCTG TTCGTGGTGATAGCGAGTACTCTGACATCATCCAGCCTGAAGTACGACGAGTACGTCTTCCCTTACTGGTCTAACTTCGTCGGCTGGGGTATAGCCATGTCCTCCATGCTGTTTGTGCCTGCCTACGCCATATATAAATTCCTCAGCCTACCAGGATCATTTAAAGAG aggaTAGGATATTGCATCACCCCAGAACATGAACATCATTTGGTGGCTGAAGGAAATGTGCGGCAGTTTAAG CTCAAACATTGGTTAGCCATCTGA